ttatggaaactgggggcaactgcatgcattttatggaaactgggggcaactgcatgcattttatggaaactgggggcaactatatgaattatatgcacaatgggggcaactatattatagctatggacactgggggcaactatatgaattttatgcacaatgggggcaactatattatagctatggacactgggggcaactatattatatgtatggaaactgggggcaactatattataactatggacactgggggcaactatatgaattttatgcacaatcggggcaactatatgaattttatgcacaatgggggcaactatattatatgtatggacactgggggcaactatattatatgtatgcacactggggggcaactatattatatgtatgcacactggggggcaactatattatatgtatgcacattgggggcaactatatgaatctcagatattatcactgacttattacccagctttcccggtgtacaatattatcactgacttattacccagctttcccggtgtctgatattatcactgacttatcagacaacgggaaagctgggtaataagacagtgataatatctgataccgggaaagctgggtaataagtcagtgataatatcagacaccgggaaagctgggtaataagtcagtgataatatctgatactgggaaagctgggtaataagtcagtgataatatcagacaccgggaaagctgggtaataagtcagtgataatatctgataccgggaaagctgggtaataagtcagtgataatatcagacaccgggaaagctgggtaataagtcagtgataatatctgataccgggaaagctgggtaataagtcagtgataatatcagacaccgggaaagctgggtaataagtcagtgataatatctgataccgggaaagctgggtaataagtcagtgataatatcagacacagggaaagctgggtaataagtcagtgataatatcagacaccgggaaagctgggtaataagtcagtgataatatcggaCACCGGGAAagatgggtaataagtcagtgataatatctgataccgggaaagctgggtaataagtctgtaataatattgtacaccgggaaagctgggtaataagtcagtgataatatctgagaccgggaAGGCCAGCAAGTTACTACATTAGTTCACTAGCATTGGTCAGTGGTCACTgagtgattccccagcagggggatgggCTTTACATACTCTGCAGGCTCCAGAAAGATGACTCATCCAcatgagtagggttattggctacgctcgggtccactacccatcatttagctaactaaccttccccatttcctctcccaataaccacacacagccactgtttggattaaatcggccacagcagccgtcttttattaaataatataaataacatgaataaacataacacttgatataacaatgacatatatatataaatatatacatgtctaactgacgagggaggtcctagaagccgcctaactgcaccttaaacgaccacaaaccaccacggcaattccatcttgcccccagccgcgtaccacaagctcggggacaccaactgacggacgccataccaagccaaccaggtgccccaactctgagagtccagccccaccattgaggccctctcattcaccgttaccatccagtagccccagcttctatgacctccccccgccacgactgctgcgacaaacgcaacacttaacgACACACTCCGTCCACCACcccttgtccatttttttttttttttttttttatacatttatttatttataaaatacacattttttttttttttttttttttatatatgcatcCCCTCTATAATATACCGTTGCCGCCCTGAAACATCCAAGTACACACtacgggagggagggagggagatgctggctctctgctcctaaaatggcgggcgctgacctgcctcaccactacttcagcctgccgctccccgcccctttctagctcctccccccttttcctgcactcatccacttaacccttaccttccctgacccttgctcacaaaacccctcatgccggcctcccctgaagcgtgccgcttcgtccggcctcacttgagtagggttattggctacgctcgggtccactacccatcatttagctaactaaccttccccatttcctctcccaataaccacacacagccactgtttggattaaatcggccacagcagccgtcttttattaaataatataaataacatgaataaacataacacttgatataacaatgacatatatatataaatatatacatgtctaactgacgagggaggtcctagaagccgcctaactgcaccttaaacgaccacaaaccaccacggcaattccatcttgcccccagccgcgtaccacaagctcggggacaccaactgacggacgccataccaagccaaccaggtgccccaactctgagagtccagccccaccattgaggccctctcattcaccgttaccatccagtagccccagcttctatgacctccccccgccaacaacgcgcagcttgacagCCCTTAAGCTCGCGCGTTCCGCCACACCCGGAGGGCTGTTTCAATACCTCCCTGCAAGTCCAGTGACCACAAATCAATGCCCACCGCATTGAGGTGGACTCCATCCTGTCTCCAAAAACCTCCtgttcctgcttccaactcggGGTGCCTCACCACCACCGCCCCATGTTTGGCACAGAACCGCCCAATCACCCTGTTCAGCTTAATCCTAGCCTTATTCAGCCTTTCAACCGATCTCGCCTCCCTCCAGACCTTCCTGGGGACAATATCCGACCACACAGTGACAACTGACGGGAAGAGGGACCACAAACGCAAAAAATCAAAACGTATATCCCTGATCAACTCTCTGCAAGGTCGGACCCCTAGGTCATTTCCCCCAACATGCAACACCAAGATATCTGGGACTCTATCTAACCTGGCTTGCCGATGAACCTCCTGCAAAACACTACCCCACACCATACCTCTGCGTCCGATCCATCTTACTATGGCTGTCCCCCGATCAAACCCCAGCTGCCGCCCATTCTGCCGAACATCCGCTCGTAATGCCCCCCAGAACACGAACGAATGGCCCAGGATCCAAACTAATAACGGGGCATCACCTGAAAAAAGAACGAGACAAACATGGTTAGACACAGCCTTAAACTGCCCCTAAACGCACATACAGCCGAAAACGCTCCGACTCCCACCTCCCAATACGCTTAATCACTTCATCTCGCACCCCCAAGCGAGCAGCCTCCGTGGCAGCACCtatcctgaaggaatgacccgtaaactTGCCAGAGTCCATTCCTAGATTACGCAAACATTTCTTGAATACCGCTATAAATTGAAATCGCGATAAAAAGGAGCCATCCTCATGTCTGAGAATCGGGCCTGCCGCGACCCCTGCCCTTCCTTGAAAATCACGCAAACACCGTACTGGACACACTAGACATCCCGGCACCTCAAACAATGAGACTAAATGACCCCTcccctcctgatccgtctttgaAAATCTCAGATAAATCAGCACCCTGTCGTCATATAACGTTACATCCTCACTCCTCAGACCCCCTTCCCGCTGCACACTTGCACACACTAACTCCCCTAAACGAAAGGCTCCGAAAAAAGCCAGAGCAAAGGCTAGTCTAAATAAGCTCACCTCCCAAGCCGAGCGACACACTCCAGCTACCTGCTCCCCTAACTGTAACAATAACGAAAAGGACACCGGTAGGCGGGAATCTTTGACACGCTGAAACCTTCTATAACCCTTCAAAATTTGTCGGACCAAAAAGGACTTAGTAATGTCCGGGGAATTCCGCAACTTGAATCCGAAAGCCAAGCCCGCCATGCAACCATTGATCTTGGCAACCGACCAACCTTGATCCTTCACGTGGCCAATGAACAGTAACAACGGAATTTCCCCGTCCAGTACCTCGACCCCTAGGTCATtacaccactgctgccacctactcCAAGCCCTATCGTACATCCTCCACGTGCCTTCACTCAATGATGCCTGCAACAGACAAGCTACGGTACCTCCAGGATCTCCCACAACGACTCTGGACACACCAATCCGACCTGACTCGCCTCCGGGGCCAGCTggcgaaaccgctcccactgaaaacgagaaagtgcGTCAGCTATACAGTTAGAGGAACCAGGCACATGCACCGCAAACACCCAAGCATTAAGGGACAAGCACCGGAGAACCAACTGCTGCAATAGGCAAATAACTGGGGGGGAAGAAGCCGTTACACTGTTGATGGCTTGCACAActcccaagttgtcacaatggaaACGAACCTTCTTGTGCCGAAACTTCTCCCCCCAGAGCGTGACTGCCAACACAATGGGGAAGAGTTCCAACAATGCCACGTTTTTTACCCACCCTTTTCGTACCCAGGACTCAGGCCAccgacccgcacaccactgcccttcACAGTACGCCCCAAAACCCGCTCCACCCGCAGCATCCGTAAACAATTCGAAATCAAACGCATCAACCACCCCCCCCATAACTAATGCTCTGCCATTAAACTGTTTTAAAAAGGAATCCCAAACTTTCAAATCCCCTTTCAACTCACTGCCTAGTCTAATAAAATGGTGGGGAGACACCACCCCTCCTGTCGCCGAAGCCAACCTCCTACTAAAAATGCGGCCCATAGGTAGGATTCTGCATGCAAAATTTAATTTGCCCAACAAAGACTGCAGGTCCCGCAGACGAATCTTTTTTGCTGTCAATGCCGCCGCCACCTCTGTTCTTAAATCTGACACTTTGTCTACTggtagcctacactccatccgctgTGTATCTATGACAATACCCAAAAAGCTTAGCTCAGTAGCcggccccaccgttttgtccaccGCTAACGGGACTCCAAAACACTCAAAAACAGACTGTAATGTGGATAACAACAACGAACAAACCCTAGATCCCCCCGGCCCCAAACAcaggaaatcatccaaataatgaatgacAGAGTGACAACCTGATTCCTGAACCACCACCCACTCCAGAAAAGAACTAAAACGCTCAAAATATGCACACGATATTGAAcagcccattggcaaacacctatccacaaaatatgcGCCATTCCAAAAACAACCCAGTAAATACAAACTATCCGGGTGAACTGGCAACAACCGAAATGCCGCTTCAATGTCACATTTTGCCAACAGGGTACCCGGACCCAGCTTCCTTACCCAttccacagccgcatcaaaggaagCATAAACCACAGAACAAAGTTCCGGGTCAatgccctcattgaccgacgcacccttaGGGAATGATAAATGGTGGATGAGCCTAAATTtattaggctccttcttagggaTCAAACCCAAAGGGGAAACTCGCAAGTTACTGATGGGTGATGTAACAAACGGACCATCCATCCTCCCTAGGGAAACCTCTTTAGCTAACTTTCCTGTCACTATGTCCGGGAACTGCAATGCCGAGCGCAAATTCTTCCGCTTCTCTAAGACTGGTAACGGGTGTGAAGGTATATGAAAACCGAACTTAAACCCTGAATACAAAAATTCAGCTAACTCCTGGTTCGGATATCTATTTAGATGCCCCACCATCCTTTCCACTCGCACTGGGGTCTGCCCCTTTTGCAAAActatccccccccctttgtctaccccctctaaaacatctgctagccccatggcccccgccacacacgGAACATTCATGCCTAAATTTGCATTTTTGGCCGAATTTGCAACTTCcctcattgaaaaggaagcagtATCCTCTTCCAACTGGGGGCGTCCCTGTACCTTGCTGTACCCCAACCCCTGACTCACTCCGAAAGGACTGACCACTCCTACCTGGCGCTGTCACCCTCATCCATAAcgcaatgtccttatggtcccatctCATATTAGGACGGACTgctttcctctgacgaaactgctcgtcataccgTAACCACCCGGAACCCCCATACACTCTATAGGCTTCCCCAATAGCATCCAGATAGCAAAATAAAGGGGAACAGCATTCCGGActcttctccccaatcacacttgccaaaatagcaaaggcCTGTAGCCAATTACTAAATGACCTAGGGATAAGGCGATAGCGACGCTTATCATCATCCTCCTTTCTTACTCCGTCTTTTTTTACCACATCAAGGTTGAACCGCTCCAACggaagcagcgaaaaaatttctaTATACTCTCCCTTCCAAATTTTCTCACGCACCTCCGTTTTCAAATGCGCTCCCAGGggaccctcaaagcaaacatacacCTCCCCTTTTGCGGCGTCATCTAATCTGGGCCTATCCTCCTCAcctcccgcctgcgtctgcactgacactgATTCGGCTACA
The sequence above is a segment of the Bufo bufo chromosome 4, aBufBuf1.1, whole genome shotgun sequence genome. Coding sequences within it:
- the LOC120997763 gene encoding uncharacterized protein LOC120997763, encoding MREVANSAKNANLGMNVPCVAGAMGLADVLEGVDKGGGIVLQKGQTPVRVERMVGHLNRYPNQELAEFLYSGFKFGFHIPSHPLPVLEKRKNLRSALQFPDIVTGKLAKEVSLGRMDGPFVTSPISNLRVSPLGLIPKKEPNKFRLIHHLSFPKGASVNEGIDPELCSVVYASFDAAVEWVRKLGPGTLLAKCDIEAAFRLLPVHPDSLYLLGCFWNGAYFVDRCLPMGCSISCAYFERFSSFLEWVVVQESGCHSVIHYLDDFLCLGPGGSRVCSLLLSTLQSVFECFGVPLAVDKTVGPATELSFLGIVIDTQRMECRLPVDKVSDLRTEVAAALTAKKIRLRDLQSLLGKLNFACRILPMGRIFSRRLASATGGVVSPHHFIRLGSELKGDLKVWDSFLKQFNGRALVMGGVVDAFDFELFTDAAGGAGFGAYCEGQWCAGRWPESWVRKGWVKNVALLELFPIVLAVTLWGEKFRHKKVRFHCDNLGVVQAINSVTASSPPVICLLQQLVLRCLSLNAWVFAVHVPGSSNCIADALSRFQWERFRQLAPEASQVGLVCPESLWEILEVMPRY